Proteins found in one Trichoplusia ni isolate ovarian cell line Hi5 chromosome 14, tn1, whole genome shotgun sequence genomic segment:
- the LOC113500422 gene encoding tropomodulin-1 isoform X2, whose protein sequence is MAETIEETYESAVTRKVVRTSLKIEEKSSSTKTTTMTTPAKLFGRELSTYDEVDVDELLAKLSQEELTMLAKEVDPDDNFLPPSQRNNYDCEKDPTGPLNRKKLIEHINKQALETPDRPEVKPYVAGVVRGKKWIPPPQPEKMRDADEQISIDLGDEYEQALTTASQEEIIDLAAILGFHSMMNQDQYHASLLNKGQPVGLGWDGITKATKPKVYPMDPPNDTDPDDTITRVQQNDQKLTDLNWNNIKNISDEKFEKLFEALKGNTQLEVLSLVNVGLNDRTAALLSDALRVNSGLRVVNVETNFISPAGVLQLLRALADTHTVEEFRASNQRSQVLGNKIEMEITSLVEQNPTLLRLGLHLEYSDARHRIASHLQRNIDRNCRVLKKASVSLSLRRPRGRPPAVGIDSSFFNMTPPSAESVTPTKEEPKPIISEIVDTSSTVQAQPDGTEAVTAPEPIEKPVSNGFEAPIATQPVTPEIEEKPIITDNVGNPIPEDRLTEEAPVESSETPIEKAEESADKTESTGEQADRFVLAARPDINPNPHSTPAAPEPEQRLEP, encoded by the exons AAATCGTCGTCGACGAAGACAACGACGATGACGACTCCTGCGAAGCTGTTCGGACGGGAACTGTCCACCTACGACGAGGTGGATGTCGACGAGCTGTTGGCAAAGCTGTCGCAGGAAGAACTTACCATGCTGGCCAAGGAAGTTGATCCAGAC GACAATTTCCTGCCGCCATCACAACGTAACAACTACGATTGTGAGAAGGACCCCACAGGTCCCCTTAACCGTAAGAAGCTGATTGAACACATAAACAAACAAGCACTGGAGACTCCCGACCGACCTGAAGTTAAGCCCTACGTCGCTGGCGTCGTACGTGGAAAGAAG TGGATCCCGCCGCCGCAGCCTGAGAAGATGCGTGACGCGGACGAACAGATCTCCATCGACCTCGGCGACGAGTACGAGCAGGCGCTCACCACTGCCTCCCAAGAAGAAATCATTGACTTGGCTG CTATTCTCGGCTTCCACTCGATGATGAACCAGGATCAGTACCACGCTTCGCTTCTGAACAAGGGCCAGCCTGTCGGTCTCGGTTGGGATGGCATCACGAAAGCTACCAAACCTAAG GTGTACCCTATGGACCCCCCCAACGATACGGACCCCGACGACACTATCACCCGGGTGCAACAAAATGACCAAAAGTTGACTGATCTCAATTGGAATAATATTAAG AACATAAGCGACGAGAAATTCGAGAAGCTATTCGAAGCTCTGAAGGGCAACACGCAGCTGGAGGTGCTGTCGCTGGTGAACGTGGGGCTCAACGACCGCACGGCGGCGCTGCTGAGCGACGCGCTGCGCGTCAACAGCGGCCTGCGCGTCGTCAACGTCGAGACCAACTTCATCTCGCCCGCCGGCGTGCTGCAGCTGCTGCGCGCGCTCGCCGACACGCACACCGTCGAGGAGTTCCGCGCCTCCAACCAG CGGTCGCAAGTCCTCGGTAACAAGATCGAGATGGAGATCACGAGCCTGGTGGAGCAGAACCCCACGCTGCTGCGGCTGGGCCTGCACCTGGAGTACAGCGACGCCCGCCACAGGATCGCCAGCCATCTGCAGAGGAACATCGACAGAA ATTGCCGCGTGCTAAAGAAGGCTAGCGTGTCGCTGAGCCTGCGGCGGCCGCGCGGTCGTCCGCCCGCTGTGGGTATCGACAGTAGCTTCTTCAACATGACGCCGCCCAGCGCTGAATCTGTCACACCCACCAAGGAAGAACCCAAACCAATAATAAGCGAAATCGTGGATACCTCGTCTACAGTCCAAGCACAACCAGACGGCACTGAAGCCGTAACAGCTCCAGAACCTATCGAGAAACCTGTATCGAATGGTTTCGAAGCACCAATCGCTACCCAACCCGTAACACCAGAAATAGAAGAAAAACCTATAATCACGGATAACGTGGGTAATCCAATACCCGAGGACCGACTTACTGAAGAAGCACCGGTAGAAAGTTCTGAAACGCCGATAGAAAAGGCTGAAGAGAGCGCAGATAAAACTGAATCGACCGGTGAACAAGCAGACAGATTCGTGCTAGCGGCGCGACCCGACATAAACCCCAATCCCCACTC TACGCCAGCAGCGCCGGAGCCAGAACAGCGCTTAGAGCCTTGA
- the LOC113500422 gene encoding tropomodulin-1 isoform X1 — MSEFFGPWTKKGEDDEEVVEETVETYTTTTTRTQIPSKSSSTKTTTMTTPAKLFGRELSTYDEVDVDELLAKLSQEELTMLAKEVDPDDNFLPPSQRNNYDCEKDPTGPLNRKKLIEHINKQALETPDRPEVKPYVAGVVRGKKWIPPPQPEKMRDADEQISIDLGDEYEQALTTASQEEIIDLAAILGFHSMMNQDQYHASLLNKGQPVGLGWDGITKATKPKVYPMDPPNDTDPDDTITRVQQNDQKLTDLNWNNIKNISDEKFEKLFEALKGNTQLEVLSLVNVGLNDRTAALLSDALRVNSGLRVVNVETNFISPAGVLQLLRALADTHTVEEFRASNQRSQVLGNKIEMEITSLVEQNPTLLRLGLHLEYSDARHRIASHLQRNIDRNCRVLKKASVSLSLRRPRGRPPAVGIDSSFFNMTPPSAESVTPTKEEPKPIISEIVDTSSTVQAQPDGTEAVTAPEPIEKPVSNGFEAPIATQPVTPEIEEKPIITDNVGNPIPEDRLTEEAPVESSETPIEKAEESADKTESTGEQADRFVLAARPDINPNPHSTPAAPEPEQRLEP, encoded by the exons AAATCGTCGTCGACGAAGACAACGACGATGACGACTCCTGCGAAGCTGTTCGGACGGGAACTGTCCACCTACGACGAGGTGGATGTCGACGAGCTGTTGGCAAAGCTGTCGCAGGAAGAACTTACCATGCTGGCCAAGGAAGTTGATCCAGAC GACAATTTCCTGCCGCCATCACAACGTAACAACTACGATTGTGAGAAGGACCCCACAGGTCCCCTTAACCGTAAGAAGCTGATTGAACACATAAACAAACAAGCACTGGAGACTCCCGACCGACCTGAAGTTAAGCCCTACGTCGCTGGCGTCGTACGTGGAAAGAAG TGGATCCCGCCGCCGCAGCCTGAGAAGATGCGTGACGCGGACGAACAGATCTCCATCGACCTCGGCGACGAGTACGAGCAGGCGCTCACCACTGCCTCCCAAGAAGAAATCATTGACTTGGCTG CTATTCTCGGCTTCCACTCGATGATGAACCAGGATCAGTACCACGCTTCGCTTCTGAACAAGGGCCAGCCTGTCGGTCTCGGTTGGGATGGCATCACGAAAGCTACCAAACCTAAG GTGTACCCTATGGACCCCCCCAACGATACGGACCCCGACGACACTATCACCCGGGTGCAACAAAATGACCAAAAGTTGACTGATCTCAATTGGAATAATATTAAG AACATAAGCGACGAGAAATTCGAGAAGCTATTCGAAGCTCTGAAGGGCAACACGCAGCTGGAGGTGCTGTCGCTGGTGAACGTGGGGCTCAACGACCGCACGGCGGCGCTGCTGAGCGACGCGCTGCGCGTCAACAGCGGCCTGCGCGTCGTCAACGTCGAGACCAACTTCATCTCGCCCGCCGGCGTGCTGCAGCTGCTGCGCGCGCTCGCCGACACGCACACCGTCGAGGAGTTCCGCGCCTCCAACCAG CGGTCGCAAGTCCTCGGTAACAAGATCGAGATGGAGATCACGAGCCTGGTGGAGCAGAACCCCACGCTGCTGCGGCTGGGCCTGCACCTGGAGTACAGCGACGCCCGCCACAGGATCGCCAGCCATCTGCAGAGGAACATCGACAGAA ATTGCCGCGTGCTAAAGAAGGCTAGCGTGTCGCTGAGCCTGCGGCGGCCGCGCGGTCGTCCGCCCGCTGTGGGTATCGACAGTAGCTTCTTCAACATGACGCCGCCCAGCGCTGAATCTGTCACACCCACCAAGGAAGAACCCAAACCAATAATAAGCGAAATCGTGGATACCTCGTCTACAGTCCAAGCACAACCAGACGGCACTGAAGCCGTAACAGCTCCAGAACCTATCGAGAAACCTGTATCGAATGGTTTCGAAGCACCAATCGCTACCCAACCCGTAACACCAGAAATAGAAGAAAAACCTATAATCACGGATAACGTGGGTAATCCAATACCCGAGGACCGACTTACTGAAGAAGCACCGGTAGAAAGTTCTGAAACGCCGATAGAAAAGGCTGAAGAGAGCGCAGATAAAACTGAATCGACCGGTGAACAAGCAGACAGATTCGTGCTAGCGGCGCGACCCGACATAAACCCCAATCCCCACTC TACGCCAGCAGCGCCGGAGCCAGAACAGCGCTTAGAGCCTTGA
- the LOC113500422 gene encoding tropomodulin-1 isoform X4, which yields MSEFFGPWTKKGEDDEEVVEETVETYTTTTTRTQIPSKSSSTKTTTMTTPAKLFGRELSTYDEVDVDELLAKLSQEELTMLAKEVDPDDNFLPPSQRNNYDCEKDPTGPLNRKKLIEHINKQALETPDRPEVKPYVAGVVRGKKWIPPPQPEKMRDADEQISIDLGDEYEQALTTASQEEIIDLAAILGFHSMMNQDQYHASLLNKGQPVGLGWDGITKATKPKVYPMDPPNDTDPDDTITRVQQNDQKLTDLNWNNIKNISDEKFEKLFEALKGNTQLEVLSLVNVGLNDRTAALLSDALRVNSGLRVVNVETNFISPAGVLQLLRALADTHTVEEFRASNQRSQVLGNKIEMEITSLVEQNPTLLRLGLHLEYSDARHRIASHLQRNIDRIRQQRRSQNSA from the exons AAATCGTCGTCGACGAAGACAACGACGATGACGACTCCTGCGAAGCTGTTCGGACGGGAACTGTCCACCTACGACGAGGTGGATGTCGACGAGCTGTTGGCAAAGCTGTCGCAGGAAGAACTTACCATGCTGGCCAAGGAAGTTGATCCAGAC GACAATTTCCTGCCGCCATCACAACGTAACAACTACGATTGTGAGAAGGACCCCACAGGTCCCCTTAACCGTAAGAAGCTGATTGAACACATAAACAAACAAGCACTGGAGACTCCCGACCGACCTGAAGTTAAGCCCTACGTCGCTGGCGTCGTACGTGGAAAGAAG TGGATCCCGCCGCCGCAGCCTGAGAAGATGCGTGACGCGGACGAACAGATCTCCATCGACCTCGGCGACGAGTACGAGCAGGCGCTCACCACTGCCTCCCAAGAAGAAATCATTGACTTGGCTG CTATTCTCGGCTTCCACTCGATGATGAACCAGGATCAGTACCACGCTTCGCTTCTGAACAAGGGCCAGCCTGTCGGTCTCGGTTGGGATGGCATCACGAAAGCTACCAAACCTAAG GTGTACCCTATGGACCCCCCCAACGATACGGACCCCGACGACACTATCACCCGGGTGCAACAAAATGACCAAAAGTTGACTGATCTCAATTGGAATAATATTAAG AACATAAGCGACGAGAAATTCGAGAAGCTATTCGAAGCTCTGAAGGGCAACACGCAGCTGGAGGTGCTGTCGCTGGTGAACGTGGGGCTCAACGACCGCACGGCGGCGCTGCTGAGCGACGCGCTGCGCGTCAACAGCGGCCTGCGCGTCGTCAACGTCGAGACCAACTTCATCTCGCCCGCCGGCGTGCTGCAGCTGCTGCGCGCGCTCGCCGACACGCACACCGTCGAGGAGTTCCGCGCCTCCAACCAG CGGTCGCAAGTCCTCGGTAACAAGATCGAGATGGAGATCACGAGCCTGGTGGAGCAGAACCCCACGCTGCTGCGGCTGGGCCTGCACCTGGAGTACAGCGACGCCCGCCACAGGATCGCCAGCCATCTGCAGAGGAACATCGACAGAA TACGCCAGCAGCGCCGGAGCCAGAACAGCGCTTAG
- the LOC113500422 gene encoding tropomodulin-1 isoform X3: protein MTTPAKLFGRELSTYDEVDVDELLAKLSQEELTMLAKEVDPDDNFLPPSQRNNYDCEKDPTGPLNRKKLIEHINKQALETPDRPEVKPYVAGVVRGKKWIPPPQPEKMRDADEQISIDLGDEYEQALTTASQEEIIDLAAILGFHSMMNQDQYHASLLNKGQPVGLGWDGITKATKPKVYPMDPPNDTDPDDTITRVQQNDQKLTDLNWNNIKNISDEKFEKLFEALKGNTQLEVLSLVNVGLNDRTAALLSDALRVNSGLRVVNVETNFISPAGVLQLLRALADTHTVEEFRASNQRSQVLGNKIEMEITSLVEQNPTLLRLGLHLEYSDARHRIASHLQRNIDRNCRVLKKASVSLSLRRPRGRPPAVGIDSSFFNMTPPSAESVTPTKEEPKPIISEIVDTSSTVQAQPDGTEAVTAPEPIEKPVSNGFEAPIATQPVTPEIEEKPIITDNVGNPIPEDRLTEEAPVESSETPIEKAEESADKTESTGEQADRFVLAARPDINPNPHSTPAAPEPEQRLEP from the exons ATGACGACTCCTGCGAAGCTGTTCGGACGGGAACTGTCCACCTACGACGAGGTGGATGTCGACGAGCTGTTGGCAAAGCTGTCGCAGGAAGAACTTACCATGCTGGCCAAGGAAGTTGATCCAGAC GACAATTTCCTGCCGCCATCACAACGTAACAACTACGATTGTGAGAAGGACCCCACAGGTCCCCTTAACCGTAAGAAGCTGATTGAACACATAAACAAACAAGCACTGGAGACTCCCGACCGACCTGAAGTTAAGCCCTACGTCGCTGGCGTCGTACGTGGAAAGAAG TGGATCCCGCCGCCGCAGCCTGAGAAGATGCGTGACGCGGACGAACAGATCTCCATCGACCTCGGCGACGAGTACGAGCAGGCGCTCACCACTGCCTCCCAAGAAGAAATCATTGACTTGGCTG CTATTCTCGGCTTCCACTCGATGATGAACCAGGATCAGTACCACGCTTCGCTTCTGAACAAGGGCCAGCCTGTCGGTCTCGGTTGGGATGGCATCACGAAAGCTACCAAACCTAAG GTGTACCCTATGGACCCCCCCAACGATACGGACCCCGACGACACTATCACCCGGGTGCAACAAAATGACCAAAAGTTGACTGATCTCAATTGGAATAATATTAAG AACATAAGCGACGAGAAATTCGAGAAGCTATTCGAAGCTCTGAAGGGCAACACGCAGCTGGAGGTGCTGTCGCTGGTGAACGTGGGGCTCAACGACCGCACGGCGGCGCTGCTGAGCGACGCGCTGCGCGTCAACAGCGGCCTGCGCGTCGTCAACGTCGAGACCAACTTCATCTCGCCCGCCGGCGTGCTGCAGCTGCTGCGCGCGCTCGCCGACACGCACACCGTCGAGGAGTTCCGCGCCTCCAACCAG CGGTCGCAAGTCCTCGGTAACAAGATCGAGATGGAGATCACGAGCCTGGTGGAGCAGAACCCCACGCTGCTGCGGCTGGGCCTGCACCTGGAGTACAGCGACGCCCGCCACAGGATCGCCAGCCATCTGCAGAGGAACATCGACAGAA ATTGCCGCGTGCTAAAGAAGGCTAGCGTGTCGCTGAGCCTGCGGCGGCCGCGCGGTCGTCCGCCCGCTGTGGGTATCGACAGTAGCTTCTTCAACATGACGCCGCCCAGCGCTGAATCTGTCACACCCACCAAGGAAGAACCCAAACCAATAATAAGCGAAATCGTGGATACCTCGTCTACAGTCCAAGCACAACCAGACGGCACTGAAGCCGTAACAGCTCCAGAACCTATCGAGAAACCTGTATCGAATGGTTTCGAAGCACCAATCGCTACCCAACCCGTAACACCAGAAATAGAAGAAAAACCTATAATCACGGATAACGTGGGTAATCCAATACCCGAGGACCGACTTACTGAAGAAGCACCGGTAGAAAGTTCTGAAACGCCGATAGAAAAGGCTGAAGAGAGCGCAGATAAAACTGAATCGACCGGTGAACAAGCAGACAGATTCGTGCTAGCGGCGCGACCCGACATAAACCCCAATCCCCACTC TACGCCAGCAGCGCCGGAGCCAGAACAGCGCTTAGAGCCTTGA